Proteins encoded by one window of Planktothrix tepida PCC 9214:
- a CDS encoding serine/threonine-protein kinase: MSYCVNPACPQPENVDDALKCKACGSKLLLRNRYKVIQPLGKGGFGATFLAQDMSLPGRPSCVVKQLRPTATSARILEMARELFQREAKTLGKIGDHPQVPRLIDYFVGGKQFYLVQEYIDGYTLKQEVKEKGVFNEAQAKKFLREILPLLNYIHSQEVIHRDIKPANILRRRIDQNLVLIDFGAVKDQVNQATMMGTGQTAFTNFAIGTSGFAPPEQMALRPVYASDIYAVGMTCVYLMTGKSPNSFESNSVTGEIMWLPHLDVSDFFANILQRMLEFSVQYRYQSAQDVLRALDSESSYGMLAEGMVTQQKSTSTPNPKLTNSTNESTFLNEPNTSLMLPSQRMAAQIRARNQRVAKKKQGNLGGDTDIYDDNSFVSGMSATEGSPRTMIYDTVSNNTKSSLPPTTPKWNENTLKTAYVKGRRDFADCELSGLNLENFDFSGTNFYESRLSNSNFQGADLTEANFGRARLTDVNFRNAQLVKAYLSNANLERADLRGANLRESCLNRANLRGVNLCGANLTHAIVSDEQLAMAKLNWRTIRPNGKRKLWCWWF, translated from the coding sequence ATGAGCTACTGTGTCAATCCAGCCTGCCCTCAACCAGAAAATGTAGATGATGCCCTCAAGTGCAAGGCTTGTGGTTCAAAATTGTTGTTGAGAAATCGCTATAAAGTGATTCAACCCTTGGGAAAAGGGGGGTTTGGAGCAACCTTTCTGGCTCAGGATATGTCGTTACCCGGACGTCCGAGTTGTGTTGTTAAACAACTGCGTCCTACTGCTACATCAGCCCGGATTTTAGAAATGGCGCGAGAGTTATTTCAACGGGAAGCAAAAACCCTCGGTAAAATTGGTGATCATCCTCAAGTTCCTCGCCTCATCGATTATTTTGTTGGGGGAAAACAATTTTATCTAGTACAAGAATATATTGATGGTTATACCTTAAAACAAGAAGTCAAAGAAAAAGGAGTTTTTAACGAGGCACAAGCCAAAAAATTCCTGCGCGAAATTTTACCATTGTTGAATTATATTCATAGTCAAGAAGTTATTCACCGAGATATTAAACCTGCTAATATTTTGCGACGGAGAATTGATCAAAATTTGGTTTTAATTGACTTTGGAGCGGTAAAAGATCAAGTCAATCAAGCAACCATGATGGGAACTGGACAAACTGCTTTTACTAATTTTGCCATTGGCACATCGGGGTTTGCTCCTCCTGAACAAATGGCCTTACGTCCAGTTTATGCCAGTGATATTTATGCAGTGGGGATGACTTGTGTTTATTTAATGACTGGAAAGTCTCCTAATTCGTTTGAAAGCAATTCAGTGACGGGGGAAATTATGTGGCTTCCCCATTTAGATGTTAGTGATTTCTTTGCCAATATATTGCAACGGATGTTAGAATTTTCTGTACAATATCGCTATCAATCGGCGCAGGATGTTCTGCGGGCATTAGATTCTGAATCGAGTTATGGAATGTTGGCAGAAGGGATGGTAACGCAGCAAAAATCTACCTCGACTCCTAACCCCAAATTAACAAACTCTACAAATGAATCTACTTTTTTAAATGAACCCAACACCTCGTTGATGTTACCTTCACAGCGTATGGCTGCCCAAATTCGAGCCAGAAATCAGCGAGTCGCGAAGAAAAAACAGGGCAATTTGGGTGGGGATACGGATATTTATGATGATAACTCTTTTGTTAGTGGCATGAGTGCGACGGAAGGTTCTCCCAGAACCATGATTTATGACACGGTTTCTAATAATACTAAAAGCAGTCTTCCCCCGACAACGCCCAAATGGAATGAAAACACATTAAAAACTGCCTATGTTAAAGGAAGACGTGATTTTGCAGACTGTGAATTAAGCGGTTTAAATTTAGAAAATTTTGATTTTTCGGGGACTAATTTTTACGAATCCCGTTTAAGTAATAGCAATTTTCAAGGAGCCGATTTAACAGAGGCAAATTTTGGTCGCGCCCGATTAACAGACGTGAATTTTCGGAATGCTCAATTAGTTAAAGCTTATTTAAGTAATGCTAATTTAGAACGGGCTGATTTACGCGGTGCTAATCTCAGAGAGTCCTGCT
- the pheT gene encoding phenylalanine--tRNA ligase subunit beta, translated as MRISLNWLRELVDIQMTPQELAETLTVAGFEVEDIEDWRSWADGVVLGKILQAEQHPNADKLRVCQVDISASEPLNIVCGAPNAAAGMVVAVATLGTYLPKIDLTLKKTKLRGVPSEGMICSLAELGLEKDSSGIHSFDLENPILGSDVRPLLGLDDVILDVTATANRADGLSMVGIAREIAALTGASLRIPEAAGVLIEQSEQSQSLSIKIADKQACPIYIGTIIEGVKIAPSPDWLQRRLQAAGVRPINNVVDVTNYILLEWGQPLHAFDLDRLKQVTSSPDLTIGVRFAKLDESIKTLDGQTRKLQEQNLLITANDYPVALAGVMGGEETEVFEGTQNLLLEAAIFAPIAIRRSARSQGLRSESSTRYERGVNQAELALACRRAIVLLKELASGTSTRQETDSSGIELQIPEISLRLDRINQVLGQLKRGQGTAAEFYLLPEKVEGILTALGCGLVRDPNSDSVAWKVTVPPYRYRDLEREIDLIEEVARLYGYDNFCETLPSQGVCGYLPLEQLAMRQIRATFRGQGLTELMHYSLVKTEGKNQVVLDNPLFVEYSALRTEMLTGLIDAFVYNLQNGNGPLNGFEIGRIFWKEGDKYKEQDALAGIMGGDRSFGRWVRSAQEQPMTWFEAKGILEAVFQRLNLTVEYKPESTIEQLHPGRTASLWLQGKRLGIFGQLHPQLCQKQDLPNQVYAFEFQLSILLEAMNRPSNLVRKFKPFSTFPASDRDIAFFVPVEVPVSDLERCITKAAGNLLESVEVFDEYRGKNVPEGQRSLAFRLVYRVSDRTLTDTDIDPVQQKVRDALVQQFNVNLRS; from the coding sequence ATGCGTATCTCTTTAAATTGGTTGCGAGAACTGGTGGATATCCAGATGACCCCCCAAGAGTTGGCAGAAACCCTCACGGTGGCGGGATTTGAAGTTGAAGATATAGAAGATTGGCGTTCCTGGGCTGATGGGGTTGTCCTGGGAAAAATTCTACAAGCCGAACAACATCCTAATGCGGATAAATTAAGAGTTTGTCAAGTGGATATTAGCGCTTCAGAACCCCTGAATATTGTTTGTGGCGCTCCTAATGCAGCCGCAGGAATGGTGGTGGCTGTAGCAACTTTGGGAACTTATTTACCTAAAATTGATTTAACGCTGAAAAAAACAAAATTGCGGGGGGTTCCTTCAGAAGGAATGATTTGTTCCTTAGCGGAATTAGGACTAGAAAAAGATTCTTCAGGAATTCACAGTTTTGACCTTGAAAACCCGATTTTAGGCAGTGATGTTAGACCGTTATTAGGGTTAGATGATGTAATTTTAGATGTCACTGCAACGGCTAACCGAGCGGATGGCTTAAGTATGGTGGGAATTGCCCGTGAAATTGCAGCTTTAACCGGGGCTAGTTTAAGAATTCCTGAAGCGGCTGGAGTATTAATTGAACAGTCGGAACAATCTCAATCGTTATCGATTAAAATTGCTGATAAACAAGCTTGTCCGATCTATATTGGGACAATAATTGAAGGAGTCAAGATTGCCCCTTCTCCTGATTGGTTACAACGACGATTACAAGCGGCGGGTGTTCGTCCCATTAATAATGTTGTTGATGTCACGAATTATATTTTATTGGAATGGGGACAACCGCTTCATGCCTTTGATTTAGATCGTCTCAAACAAGTGACTTCCTCTCCAGATTTAACTATTGGTGTGCGCTTTGCTAAACTTGATGAATCGATTAAAACTTTAGATGGTCAAACCCGGAAATTACAAGAGCAAAATCTGTTAATTACGGCTAATGATTATCCCGTAGCTTTAGCCGGAGTTATGGGAGGGGAAGAAACAGAAGTTTTTGAAGGAACCCAAAATTTACTGTTAGAAGCTGCTATTTTTGCACCCATTGCAATTCGTCGTTCTGCACGGTCGCAAGGTTTACGCAGTGAGTCGTCTACCCGTTATGAGCGAGGGGTTAATCAAGCTGAATTAGCATTAGCTTGTCGGCGGGCTATTGTATTATTAAAAGAGTTAGCTTCTGGCACTTCAACTCGTCAAGAAACTGATAGCAGTGGCATAGAATTACAGATTCCAGAAATCTCCTTAAGATTAGATCGAATTAATCAGGTTTTAGGACAACTTAAACGGGGACAAGGAACAGCAGCCGAATTCTATTTATTACCGGAAAAAGTGGAAGGAATTCTGACTGCTTTGGGTTGTGGATTAGTCAGAGATCCAAATAGTGATTCTGTAGCTTGGAAAGTCACCGTTCCCCCCTATCGTTATCGAGATTTGGAACGGGAAATTGATTTAATTGAAGAAGTTGCTCGTCTCTACGGATACGATAATTTCTGTGAAACTTTACCCAGTCAAGGGGTATGTGGTTATCTGCCCTTAGAACAGTTAGCAATGCGACAAATTCGGGCGACTTTCCGAGGGCAAGGATTAACGGAATTAATGCACTATTCCTTAGTGAAAACAGAAGGGAAAAATCAAGTTGTTTTAGATAACCCTTTGTTTGTGGAATATTCGGCATTACGCACGGAAATGTTAACGGGGTTAATTGATGCTTTTGTTTATAATTTACAAAATGGTAATGGGCCGTTAAATGGCTTTGAAATCGGTCGAATTTTCTGGAAAGAAGGGGATAAATATAAAGAACAAGATGCTTTAGCGGGTATTATGGGAGGCGATCGCAGTTTTGGGCGTTGGGTTCGCAGTGCTCAAGAACAACCGATGACTTGGTTTGAAGCGAAAGGTATTTTAGAAGCGGTATTTCAGCGCTTAAATTTAACCGTTGAATATAAACCGGAATCTACAATAGAACAGTTACACCCTGGACGCACCGCTTCTTTATGGTTACAAGGAAAACGCTTAGGCATTTTCGGACAATTGCATCCTCAATTGTGTCAAAAACAGGATCTCCCGAATCAAGTTTATGCCTTTGAATTTCAGTTATCAATATTATTAGAGGCGATGAACCGTCCTTCTAATTTAGTTCGGAAATTCAAACCTTTTTCAACATTCCCAGCATCGGATCGAGATATTGCCTTTTTCGTCCCCGTTGAAGTTCCCGTGTCCGACCTGGAACGCTGTATTACCAAAGCCGCAGGAAATCTATTAGAATCGGTGGAAGTTTTTGATGAATATCGGGGTAAAAATGTCCCGGAAGGTCAACGCAGTTTGGCATTTCGTTTAGTTTACCGGGTGAGCGATCGCACGTTAACTGATACGGATATTGACCCCGTGCAACAAAAAGTCCGAGATGCTTTAGTTCAGCAATTTAACGTTAATCTCAGAAGTTAG
- a CDS encoding YciI family protein: protein MPKYVMFGTYCEDVLEKREPYRAAHLEGLKQQKESGVLLTIGPTQDVTKVFGIYEAEDEATVRQLVESDPYWQNGIWTEYEVKAWIQVY from the coding sequence ATGCCAAAATATGTCATGTTTGGAACCTATTGCGAGGATGTTCTGGAAAAGCGGGAACCCTATCGGGCGGCGCATTTGGAAGGATTAAAACAACAAAAAGAATCGGGTGTTTTATTAACCATTGGCCCGACTCAGGATGTCACAAAGGTATTTGGCATTTATGAAGCCGAAGATGAAGCAACGGTGCGTCAGTTAGTGGAGTCTGACCCCTATTGGCAAAATGGGATTTGGACAGAATATGAGGTCAAAGCCTGGATACAAGTTTATTAA
- a CDS encoding exosortase-dependent surface protein XDP2, producing the protein MKTRFFTTFISTLALTGVYATSAQAFTFTTNYSTTDTTTWTKDITLKSVEFNSKTYSNFSLVNDVKIIQNDIWTGGNTGAASSDKGDNASGIRVEKPTASNLVTSLGNLNLSNIVDTEDTGSFTLDLFFAKPADNFLFFERGKNSKLDVQAVLTDGSFGSVVNLDSKTWQNAGYKLDTKEITEIQKVGSLGLSLLDLGVTDAKSFKGLRLTSLASYNGPDFKVVATAVPEPTTVLGLGVVGAALAMSRRKKAH; encoded by the coding sequence ATGAAAACTAGATTCTTCACCACTTTCATCTCAACCTTGGCTTTAACAGGTGTTTACGCTACATCTGCTCAAGCCTTTACCTTCACAACCAACTATTCCACAACCGACACGACAACTTGGACAAAGGACATTACCTTAAAATCAGTTGAATTTAACAGTAAAACCTATAGTAATTTCTCCCTGGTTAATGATGTTAAAATTATTCAAAATGATATATGGACAGGGGGTAATACTGGGGCTGCCAGTAGCGATAAAGGGGATAATGCTTCAGGAATTAGAGTAGAAAAGCCCACAGCAAGCAATTTAGTCACCTCATTGGGCAATCTGAACTTAAGCAATATTGTCGATACAGAAGACACAGGCAGTTTCACCCTGGACTTGTTCTTTGCAAAACCAGCAGATAATTTCCTGTTCTTTGAACGGGGTAAAAACAGCAAACTGGATGTTCAAGCTGTGCTTACTGATGGCTCATTTGGGTCGGTCGTTAACTTAGATTCAAAAACATGGCAAAACGCTGGCTATAAACTCGATACCAAAGAAATTACGGAGATCCAAAAAGTAGGTTCTTTAGGTCTCAGTTTGTTAGACTTAGGCGTAACCGATGCCAAATCGTTCAAAGGTCTGCGGTTGACCAGCCTAGCAAGCTACAACGGCCCAGACTTTAAAGTAGTAGCTACGGCTGTTCCTGAACCCACAACCGTTTTAGGTTTAGGTGTAGTCGGTGCTGCTTTAGCAATGTCTCGTCGCAAAAAAGCTCATTAA
- a CDS encoding HAD hydrolase-like protein, with the protein MNQIIIFDFDGTLADTLHTVVTITNRLSGEFGYSPTNPETLAQIQNLSSWQIIQQSGISRFKLPFLLKRVISELNQDLQQIHLFPTIPEILRQLQKQNYTLYIITSNSKINVITILSRYNLVNYFKNIYSGINLFGKHKIINQLLKQEKIEPQQAIYIGDETRDINAARKSKIKSIAVSWGYNSAEVLARHHPNALISHPSELIAAIENIQDLHN; encoded by the coding sequence ATGAATCAGATTATTATTTTTGACTTTGATGGAACTTTAGCGGATACCCTACATACGGTGGTTACAATTACCAATCGTTTATCAGGGGAATTTGGTTATTCCCCGACTAACCCTGAAACCCTCGCTCAAATTCAAAATTTAAGCTCTTGGCAGATTATTCAACAATCGGGGATTTCCCGATTTAAACTGCCTTTTTTACTGAAGCGAGTAATTTCTGAATTAAATCAGGATTTACAACAGATTCATTTATTCCCTACAATTCCTGAGATTCTCCGACAATTGCAGAAGCAGAATTATACTCTTTATATTATTACCTCTAACTCTAAAATTAATGTAATTACAATTTTATCTCGTTATAATTTAGTTAATTATTTCAAGAATATCTATTCAGGAATTAATTTATTTGGAAAACATAAAATCATTAATCAATTATTAAAACAAGAAAAAATAGAACCTCAGCAAGCTATTTATATTGGGGATGAAACGAGAGATATTAATGCAGCTAGAAAATCTAAAATTAAAAGTATTGCTGTGAGTTGGGGATATAATTCCGCCGAGGTTTTAGCCCGCCATCACCCCAATGCTTTAATTTCCCATCCTTCTGAACTGATTGCTGCTATTGAGAATATACAGGACTTACACAACTAG
- a CDS encoding ribonuclease Z has protein sequence MQITFLGTSSGVPTRSRNVSSLALRLPQRAEIWLFDCGEGTQHQFLRSDLKVSQISRIFITHLHGDHIFGLTGLLASCGLAGNAKRIDIYGPAGLSDYLQACVRYSQTHFSYPVKVHTIQPGMIFEDEEYQVVCGYLKHRVTAFGYRIIEKDKPGRFDVEKAKKLGIPPGPIYAQLKQGQTVTLADGRTIRGTELCGVPQIGRKFVYCTDTVFCEGAVELAQDADVLVHEATFSHQDAEMAFQRLHSTSTMAAQVALAAGAKQLMMTHFSPRYAPGNSIILDDLLTEARAIFPNTDMAYDFLTHEIPRRPL, from the coding sequence ATGCAGATTACTTTTTTAGGCACTAGCTCCGGGGTTCCGACGCGATCGCGCAATGTTTCCAGTCTAGCTCTGCGTTTACCGCAACGGGCTGAAATTTGGTTGTTTGACTGTGGGGAAGGAACGCAACATCAATTCCTTCGCAGTGATTTAAAAGTTAGCCAAATTAGTCGAATTTTTATTACCCATTTACACGGGGATCATATTTTTGGGTTAACGGGATTATTAGCCAGTTGTGGGTTAGCGGGAAATGCCAAACGCATTGATATTTATGGGCCAGCAGGATTATCAGATTATTTACAAGCCTGTGTGCGTTATTCTCAAACCCATTTTTCTTACCCGGTTAAAGTTCATACTATTCAACCGGGAATGATTTTTGAAGACGAAGAATATCAAGTGGTTTGTGGGTATTTGAAACATCGGGTAACAGCCTTTGGATATCGAATTATTGAAAAGGATAAACCGGGACGATTTGATGTAGAAAAAGCCAAAAAATTAGGCATTCCACCGGGGCCAATTTATGCTCAACTCAAACAAGGACAAACGGTTACTTTGGCTGATGGTCGTACTATTCGAGGGACAGAACTTTGTGGAGTTCCTCAAATCGGTCGTAAATTTGTTTATTGTACAGATACCGTTTTTTGTGAAGGAGCGGTGGAATTAGCGCAGGATGCGGATGTTTTAGTTCATGAAGCGACGTTCTCCCATCAAGATGCAGAAATGGCTTTTCAACGATTACATTCCACCTCAACAATGGCGGCACAGGTTGCGTTAGCTGCCGGAGCTAAACAGTTAATGATGACCCATTTTAGCCCCCGTTACGCTCCCGGAAATTCAATTATTTTAGACGATTTATTAACAGAAGCCAGAGCCATTTTTCCCAATACAGATATGGCTTATGATTTCCTGACCCATGAAATTCCCCGCCGTCCCTTGTAG
- a CDS encoding SpoIID/LytB domain-containing protein: MICSVPQSCNPFASFSTSLQRFKRYWWTTLLIWLCWVAPAQAQLLLRVAIEDGANQVKVGSTTKAIVRDGNGQALGELVAMGGGVAQTKSGKVALGNWQGSQLWIDPSNNGNVWIGNGWYRGRVLLVPRNGRLTAINYVDLEEYLYSVLGAEMDGGWPQEALKAQAVAARTYALYKRQRSNGIFDVGDDQGWQVYKGLVTESTGTVAAVNATRGQVLTYNGQAILAAFHSASGGHTENVEDVWNEPLPYLRGVPDFDQGTPVFEWTKTFSQADLSKRISGVGNVTTMTPQRTSAFGSILAMKVVGDKGARVMSGEDIASALGLRSTRFQVSRKSGTTSFQVTGRGFGHGVGLSQWGAYNLARAGYNYQQILAHYYRNTALAKIEVR; this comes from the coding sequence ATGATTTGTTCTGTTCCTCAATCCTGCAATCCTTTTGCCTCCTTCTCCACCTCCCTGCAACGGTTTAAGCGTTATTGGTGGACAACGCTGCTAATTTGGTTGTGTTGGGTAGCCCCAGCCCAAGCTCAATTATTATTACGAGTCGCCATTGAAGATGGGGCCAATCAAGTGAAAGTTGGTAGTACAACGAAAGCCATTGTCCGAGATGGTAACGGCCAAGCCCTAGGGGAATTAGTAGCCATGGGGGGCGGTGTAGCTCAAACAAAATCAGGAAAAGTCGCCTTGGGAAACTGGCAAGGTTCTCAACTTTGGATTGATCCGAGTAATAATGGGAATGTTTGGATTGGTAACGGTTGGTATCGGGGACGAGTGTTATTAGTGCCTCGCAATGGTCGTTTAACGGCAATTAATTATGTTGATTTAGAGGAATATCTCTACAGCGTTCTGGGGGCGGAAATGGATGGCGGATGGCCCCAGGAAGCCCTGAAAGCCCAAGCGGTTGCAGCCCGAACCTACGCCCTCTACAAGCGTCAACGCAGCAATGGTATTTTTGATGTTGGGGATGACCAAGGTTGGCAAGTTTATAAAGGATTAGTTACGGAATCTACCGGAACGGTGGCGGCGGTGAATGCCACAAGAGGACAGGTGTTAACCTATAACGGTCAAGCCATTTTAGCGGCGTTTCATTCTGCTTCTGGGGGACATACGGAAAACGTTGAGGACGTTTGGAATGAACCTTTGCCGTATTTACGGGGAGTCCCTGATTTTGACCAAGGAACCCCAGTGTTTGAGTGGACAAAAACCTTTTCGCAAGCGGATTTAAGTAAACGAATTTCGGGTGTGGGGAATGTTACGACGATGACCCCACAACGGACTTCAGCGTTTGGTAGTATTCTAGCGATGAAAGTCGTCGGCGATAAAGGGGCGCGAGTGATGAGTGGGGAGGATATTGCTTCTGCGTTAGGACTGCGTAGCACTCGGTTTCAAGTCAGCCGTAAAAGTGGAACCACGAGTTTTCAAGTTACAGGTCGCGGGTTTGGTCACGGCGTTGGCTTAAGTCAATGGGGCGCTTATAATTTAGCCCGTGCGGGATACAATTACCAGCAAATTTTAGCCCATTATTACCGCAATACGGCTTTAGCAAAAATTGAAGTTCGTTAA
- a CDS encoding DUF697 domain-containing protein: MSQRTEAEAIIRTHVLWAMGGGLIPLPLVDFAAVTAIQLEMLQQLARLYQVDYSQSTGKAFVSALTGTTIARLGASLVKAIPGIGTIIGGASMALTSGASTYAVGQVAINHFSNSGSLNNFAEEQLRKAYDSAFEKGKSYVSDLENEKDQAANIYQALEKLGKLKEMGVLTEEEFQAKKKQLLERL, from the coding sequence ATGAGTCAAAGAACAGAAGCGGAAGCGATTATTCGTACCCATGTCCTTTGGGCAATGGGAGGTGGCTTAATTCCTTTACCCCTAGTTGATTTTGCTGCGGTAACGGCGATTCAATTGGAAATGTTACAGCAATTAGCCCGTCTTTATCAAGTTGACTATTCCCAAAGTACAGGAAAAGCATTTGTTTCTGCTTTAACGGGAACCACCATTGCCCGTTTAGGAGCTAGTTTAGTTAAAGCAATTCCAGGGATAGGAACGATTATCGGAGGCGCATCCATGGCTTTGACTTCTGGGGCTTCAACCTATGCAGTGGGACAAGTTGCGATTAATCATTTTTCTAACTCAGGAAGTTTAAATAACTTTGCTGAAGAACAACTGAGAAAAGCCTACGATAGTGCGTTTGAAAAGGGGAAATCCTATGTTTCTGATTTAGAGAATGAAAAAGATCAAGCAGCGAATATCTATCAAGCTTTGGAAAAACTTGGAAAACTCAAAGAAATGGGGGTTTTAACGGAAGAAGAGTTCCAAGCTAAGAAAAAACAATTACTAGAACGGCTTTAA